A stretch of Bombina bombina isolate aBomBom1 chromosome 2, aBomBom1.pri, whole genome shotgun sequence DNA encodes these proteins:
- the TGM1 gene encoding protein-glutamine gamma-glutamyltransferase K — MSRPTERKKSWFERLCSCCASSRRDDPAEDYAPGGDRRVDRPGDRPGDRPSDRPGDKPEDRPGDRPGDRPVDGAGDKPISGGGSNLENLPSGGSRDGALQVQSVDLLKQRTGETRKAHHTDEFEYEDLIVRRGQPFQICVTFQRAVTKSDQICVLLQIGNSQPVTLPMVREFDQGNWGCQIAEASGQKATLWLNTSAQAPVGKYQLYVKTQSPGGSYTQPADPKLKLYVLFNAWCRMDPVFMDNESWRQEYVLNEIGRIYYGTEHQIGERSWSYGQFDRGILDAVLFLLDRAGLSPSARGDPISVTRAISAMVNSMDDNGVVAGSWAGEYADGVNPVAWVGSVDILLRYHQTGVPVKYGQCWVFAGVTTTVLRCLGIPGRTITNFASAHDTDGNLTFDVYFDENMKPIEEKNSDSVWNYHVWNDCWMTRPDLPAGYSGWQAIDATPQETSNGIYCCGPSPVLAIKNGLVNIKYDTPFIVAEVNSDKVFYQRMPNGQFKKVHVEERAVGHHISTKAVGSNAREDITYLYKHPEGSAEERNAVRTASQYSGKPLAVVDVEETSDVTLSIETQDGVIMGNDVNVRVTLKNGSSSRRSVSLSMSVAVMYYNGVCKDSFKQEACEVSFHPGEAKSVGMQITYNEYRTQLVDQGAMMLTVSGSVKESGQKLAKQHTFRTRTPDLIIKVHGDPIFGQQIKAEIIFQNPLQTTLHNAAFHVEGPGLQRPKIVPVGDIGPLKTVSITENFTPRRPGPGQLLASLESNELNQVHGTTEFIVRAS, encoded by the exons AGAAGACAGACCAGGGGACAGACCTGGAGATAGACCAGTAGACGGAGCAGGGGACAAACCAATTTCGGGTGGTGGCAGTAATCTGGAAAATCTTCCATCAGGAGGATCAAGAG ATGGAGCTTTGCAGGTACAGAGCGTAGATTTACTGAAGCAGCGCACGGGGGAGACACGAAAAGCCCATCACACTGATGAATTTGAGTATGAAGATCTGATTGTACGCAGGGGGCAGCCATTCCAAATCTGTGTTACCTTCCAGAGGGCAGTGACTAAGAGTGATCAGATTTGTGTTCTGTTACAGATAG GAAATTCACAGCCAGTCACCTTGCCTATGGTCAGAGAATTTGATCAGGGTAATTGGGGGTGTCAGATAGCTGAAGCCAGTGGTCAAAAAGCCACTTTATGGTTAAATACTTCTGCTCAGGCTCCAGTGGGAAAGTATCAGCTCTATGTGAAAACTCAGAGTCCTGGTGGATCTTACACGCAGCCTGCAGATCCCAAGCTTAAGCTTTATGTTCTATTCAATGCCTGGTGCCGCA TGGATCCCGTCTTCATGGATAATGAGTCATGGCGTCAGGAATATGTGCTCAATGAAATTGGCAGAATTTATTATGGTACAGAACATCAGATTGGGGAACGTTCGTGGAGTTATGGGCAG TTTGACAGAGGAATCCTGGAtgcagtattgtttcttttggacaGAGCTGGCCTCTCACCATCAGCACGAGGGGATCCCATAAGTGTCACTCGAGCCATATCTGCCATG GTGAATTCCATGGATGACAATGGAGTGGTAGCAGGGAGCTGGGCTGGAGAATATGCAGATGGGGTGAACCCAGTTGCCTGGGTTGGTAGTGTGGACATCCTCCTCCGCTATCATCAGACTGGAGTGCCTGTCAAATATGGACAGTGTTGGGTGTTTGCTGGCGTTACAACTACAG TCCTCCGTTGTCTTGGGATCCCAGGACGCACCATCACAAATTTTGCTTCTGCTCACGATACTGATGGTAACTTGACATTCGATGTATACTTTGATGAGAACATGAAACCCATTGAAGAAAAAAACAGTGATTCAGTCTG GAATTACCATGTATGGAATGACTGCTGGATGACACGTCCGGACCTGCCTGCTGGGTACAGTGGATGGCAGGCTATCGATGCCACACCTCAAGAGACCAGCAATG GTATATATTGCTGTGGTCCTTCTCCAGTACTTGCCATCAAGAATGGATTGGTGAACATAAAATATGACACTCCATTCATTGTTGCTGAG GTGAACAGTGACAAAGTTTTCTACCAACGAATGCCAAATGGTCAATTTAAGAAGGTTCATGTGGAAGAGAGAGCAGTGGGACATCATATCAGCACCAAGGCTGTGGGATCTAATGCAAGAGAAGATATTACATATCTTTACAAACATCCTGAAG GTTCAGCTGAAGAGCGTAATGCAGTACGTACAGCGTCACAATATAGTGGCAAACCTTTGGCAGTGGTGGATGTTGAAGAAACAAGTGATGTGACATTGTCAATTGAGACACAAGATGGTGTCATCATGGGCAATGACGTCAATGTTCGTGTGACGCTGAAGAATGGCAGCAGTAGTCGACGCTCTGTGTCCTTGTCCATGTCTGTTGCTGTTATGTATTATAATGGAGTTTGCAAGGACTCATTTAAGCAGGAGGCTTGTGAGGTGTCATTTCACCCAGGGGAAG CAAAATCTGTGGGAATGCAGATAACATACAATGAATACCGTACACAGTTGGTGGACCAAGGAGCCATGATGCTAACTGTCTCTGGAAGTGTGAAAGAGTCAGGCCAGAAACTGGCTAAACAGCACACATTTAGGACACGAACCCCAGACCTGATCATAAAG GTACATGGAGACCCTATTTTTGGGCAACAGATCAAGGCAGAGATTATTTTCCAAAATCCTCTACAAACAACATTACACAACGCTGCATTCCATGTTGAAGGTCCTGGATTGCAGAGGCCAAAGATTGTACCAGTTGG GGACATTGGGCCCTTGAAGACAGTCTCTATTACAGAGAATTTCACACCTAGACGCCCAGGCCCTGGTCAACTGTTAGCTTCTTTGGAAAGTAATGAGCTGAATCAAGTGCATGGCACCACTGAGTTCATAGTGCGTGCCTCTTGA